In one Thermococcus sp. 2319x1 genomic region, the following are encoded:
- a CDS encoding winged helix-turn-helix domain-containing protein: protein MKKREISNESQRKILLLLAEGDKNQSEIAEKLNLTPSTIVSHTKRLERLGIIDEVHVVTGPFDIIGKVHIPLTRMALLSLKEEVGWHHRG, encoded by the coding sequence TTGAAAAAGAGGGAAATTTCAAACGAAAGCCAAAGAAAGATACTCCTTTTACTTGCGGAAGGGGACAAAAACCAGAGCGAAATTGCAGAAAAGCTCAACTTGACCCCCTCTACTATAGTTTCTCATACAAAACGGCTCGAGAGATTGGGGATTATTGATGAGGTGCATGTGGTTACAGGCCCGTTCGATATAATCGGGAAGGTTCACATACCCCTCACCAGAATGGCGCTACTTAGCTTAAAAGAAGAAGTTGGATGGCATCATAGAGGTTAA
- a CDS encoding universal stress protein yields the protein MGLYSSLIGRKFKHIAGKKYEDIMKHYREFLLTEEEKQIPEIRSILMPLDRYVKNIPLELYETISAYEASVLLVYILDAQVFELVRQTLSPEASEEFRRKEEVMGEELLNNVAKKLESYGLKVQRRMFFGNKSDDVIRMAENYDMLAISKNYGSEITKTSSLSPLVLKIIQHLEIPVIVY from the coding sequence ATGGGATTGTATTCCTCTCTCATCGGTCGAAAGTTTAAACACATAGCTGGGAAGAAATATGAGGACATAATGAAGCACTACAGGGAGTTTCTTCTAACTGAGGAGGAAAAACAAATCCCCGAAATTCGCTCTATTTTAATGCCGCTTGACAGATACGTTAAGAACATCCCCTTAGAGTTGTACGAAACGATAAGTGCCTATGAGGCAAGTGTTTTACTTGTCTACATTCTTGATGCACAGGTATTTGAGCTTGTACGTCAAACACTCAGCCCGGAAGCAAGTGAGGAATTCAGGCGAAAAGAGGAGGTGATGGGGGAAGAACTGCTCAACAATGTGGCGAAGAAGCTTGAGAGCTATGGCTTGAAAGTTCAGAGGCGCATGTTCTTTGGGAACAAGAGCGATGATGTTATAAGAATGGCCGAGAACTACGACATGCTCGCAATCTCGAAGAACTATGGCTCGGAAATAACAAAAACCTCTTCCCTAAGTCCTTTGGTTCTTAAGATAATCCAGCATTTGGAGATTCCGGTGATAGTCTATTAG
- a CDS encoding S16 family serine protease, with protein sequence MKKILSMLALILLLLPLANAQCPEKGNTVVLKAPAVSRTSSGELIGVATDFVITVAPGNGHVYVETWPLAEVDMQASARLAAQVAGKVLGVDMSKYDVFIQVKSDAPIIGGPSAGGTMTVGIIAALEGWEVRKDVMMTGMINPDGSIGPVGGILEKVSAAHSVGAKLFLIPEGQRIQIVQKTEQKQIGPIVQITSKSEKVDVVEYAKERWGLEVKEIRDIYEAVYYFTGKKIEKPSVPAELRVDTSFLKDDALKDYDETLNYYKQVENKLKNSDVSYTTYSYLKNALDDAKAKLDEAKRNLDEGMYYTALSLDFQARIAVRHVDWYLDVKTEGDIEDLLKKVDNEIKSTESYVSNLTIRGITMLQAVAASEERVEEAKSLLKDAWSSYYDGNYWDAISNAAFAYERIQTAKFWASLGERYAKGEVIERDAIKDTAREYLDNSRLIITYITSMFGETNLQDLVNLMNEGEKYYQDGKYSAAIFSAMEARIRAEIILDTLGIDNETVLMDKLQKMKEDAKVAIAIAQKEGTYPVLSLAYYEFAQSYEKQEGLENIRTAMVFYQYAKETSTVFLGTITPPKITEEPLIPLTTPLTNQTAPQNTTSPAQKETSGYSIPLIAGTLVIGLLLGFIAGRKA encoded by the coding sequence GTGAAGAAAATATTATCAATGCTGGCGCTGATTCTTTTGCTCTTACCCTTAGCGAATGCCCAATGTCCAGAAAAAGGAAACACCGTTGTATTAAAAGCCCCAGCAGTTTCGAGAACATCAAGTGGTGAGCTAATAGGAGTGGCAACGGACTTTGTAATCACAGTTGCTCCTGGAAATGGGCACGTTTACGTTGAGACTTGGCCATTGGCAGAGGTTGACATGCAGGCATCGGCAAGGTTGGCCGCCCAAGTGGCTGGAAAGGTTCTTGGAGTTGATATGAGCAAGTACGACGTTTTTATTCAGGTGAAATCGGATGCCCCGATTATTGGAGGTCCTTCTGCCGGAGGAACCATGACCGTCGGTATAATAGCGGCTTTAGAGGGATGGGAAGTAAGGAAGGACGTGATGATGACGGGTATGATAAACCCCGATGGAAGCATCGGGCCAGTAGGGGGGATTTTAGAGAAAGTCTCAGCCGCCCACAGCGTAGGGGCAAAGCTCTTCTTAATTCCAGAGGGACAGAGGATACAAATAGTCCAAAAGACGGAGCAAAAGCAAATCGGTCCAATAGTGCAGATAACGAGCAAGTCCGAAAAAGTTGACGTGGTTGAATACGCAAAAGAGAGATGGGGTCTTGAGGTTAAGGAAATTAGGGATATATATGAGGCAGTTTACTATTTCACCGGAAAGAAGATAGAAAAACCATCTGTGCCAGCGGAGTTGAGGGTTGACACCTCCTTCCTAAAGGACGATGCGCTGAAGGACTACGATGAGACCTTGAATTATTACAAGCAGGTTGAAAATAAGCTCAAAAACAGTGACGTCAGCTACACCACCTACTCCTACCTCAAAAATGCACTGGATGATGCCAAAGCTAAGTTAGACGAGGCCAAGAGGAACTTGGACGAAGGTATGTACTACACAGCTCTAAGCCTTGATTTTCAGGCGAGGATTGCTGTAAGGCACGTGGATTGGTATTTGGATGTGAAAACTGAGGGTGACATAGAGGATCTGCTGAAAAAGGTTGACAACGAGATAAAGAGCACCGAAAGCTATGTCTCAAATCTCACAATAAGGGGAATAACAATGCTTCAGGCGGTTGCCGCGAGTGAAGAGAGAGTTGAAGAGGCAAAATCCCTCTTAAAAGATGCTTGGTCGTCTTATTACGATGGGAACTACTGGGATGCAATAAGCAATGCCGCCTTTGCGTACGAGAGGATACAGACCGCAAAGTTCTGGGCATCCCTGGGAGAGAGATACGCAAAGGGAGAGGTAATTGAAAGGGATGCCATAAAAGATACCGCAAGGGAATACTTGGACAATTCGAGGCTTATAATAACTTACATAACCTCAATGTTTGGGGAAACAAACCTTCAGGATTTGGTGAACTTAATGAACGAAGGCGAGAAATATTACCAAGATGGCAAATATTCAGCGGCCATCTTTTCCGCAATGGAGGCAAGGATAAGGGCCGAGATAATCTTAGATACCCTTGGAATCGATAACGAGACCGTACTTATGGACAAGCTTCAGAAAATGAAGGAAGATGCTAAAGTAGCTATCGCAATAGCTCAGAAAGAAGGCACGTATCCGGTCTTGAGTCTTGCATACTATGAGTTTGCCCAGAGCTATGAAAAGCAGGAAGGGTTAGAGAATATTCGGACCGCAATGGTGTTCTATCAATACGCAAAGGAAACTTCCACCGTTTTCTTAGGCACGATAACTCCGCCAAAGATAACAGAAGAGCCCCTCATTCCCCTCACCACGCCGCTTACAAACCAGACGGCACCTCAAAACACCACTTCCCCAGCTCAAAAGGAAACTAGTGGATACTCAATACCCCTAATAGCTGGCACCCTTGTAATTGGCCTCCTTCTTGGCTTTATAGCCGGAAGGAAGGCTTAA
- a CDS encoding SLC13 family permease, protein MAPLEIFALAVFILTYALIISERIHRTVAAMAGGSLVLLTNIVPWEKVPLYLDLDTILLLAGMMIIVNTTRLSGLFEYIAIKTAKLAKGEPLRVLLLFSFVTALISAFLDNVTTVLLLTPMLIYISKLMEVNPLPFLLSEVFASNIGGTATLIGDPPNIMIGSAAGLSFNEFLINMGPIAFLDLILMVFVVYLAYRETLRVSPEKKEKILRTLGGLDERAAIRDLPLFRKSIVTIVIVVLFFFVHDKLGIEPAVVALFGASLLLFWSRENPEGILEKVEWATLFFFGGLFLIVGSLVETGFIGQMAQWITSHVHAEGEAMLVIAWFSALASAVIDNIPFTATMIPLIKAMGSSLNTYPLWWALSLGACLGGNGTAIGASANVVVIGIAARENIRITFMDFLKIGMLIMVLTVGAGVGILWLRYVW, encoded by the coding sequence ATGGCCCCATTGGAGATATTTGCCCTTGCAGTGTTCATCCTTACCTACGCTCTCATAATTAGCGAACGAATACACAGAACCGTTGCCGCGATGGCCGGAGGTTCTTTGGTACTTCTCACCAATATAGTCCCTTGGGAAAAAGTTCCCCTTTACCTTGACCTTGACACTATACTTCTCCTTGCTGGGATGATGATAATCGTTAATACAACAAGATTAAGCGGTCTTTTCGAATACATCGCAATAAAAACTGCCAAACTTGCAAAAGGAGAACCTCTTAGAGTTTTGCTCCTTTTCTCATTTGTGACTGCTCTTATAAGTGCCTTTCTTGATAACGTGACCACGGTTCTTCTGCTCACTCCAATGCTTATCTACATTTCAAAGCTCATGGAAGTTAACCCTCTCCCCTTTCTTCTCTCCGAGGTCTTTGCCTCCAACATCGGTGGAACAGCAACGCTCATAGGTGACCCACCTAACATAATGATAGGCTCCGCTGCGGGACTTAGCTTTAACGAGTTTCTCATCAATATGGGCCCGATAGCGTTTCTTGATTTGATACTCATGGTTTTTGTTGTATACTTAGCTTATAGAGAAACCCTTAGGGTCAGCCCTGAAAAAAAGGAGAAAATCTTAAGGACACTTGGCGGTCTGGATGAAAGAGCTGCGATTAGGGATTTACCTCTTTTTAGGAAGTCTATTGTAACAATCGTCATTGTGGTGCTATTCTTTTTCGTTCACGACAAGCTTGGGATAGAGCCCGCTGTGGTTGCATTATTTGGAGCATCTTTGCTCCTTTTCTGGAGTAGGGAAAATCCTGAGGGGATTCTAGAGAAAGTTGAATGGGCAACTCTGTTCTTTTTCGGGGGGTTGTTCCTCATTGTGGGGAGTTTAGTTGAAACTGGGTTTATAGGGCAGATGGCTCAGTGGATAACGTCCCATGTCCATGCCGAGGGAGAAGCTATGCTAGTTATAGCGTGGTTCTCAGCACTTGCTTCGGCTGTTATAGACAACATCCCCTTCACGGCCACTATGATACCCCTAATAAAGGCAATGGGAAGCTCTCTTAATACATATCCTCTTTGGTGGGCTTTAAGTTTAGGGGCGTGCTTGGGTGGAAACGGAACAGCAATTGGTGCTTCGGCAAACGTTGTTGTTATAGGGATTGCCGCAAGAGAGAACATAAGGATAACCTTTATGGACTTCCTCAAAATAGGCATGCTCATAATGGTCTTAACTGTAGGTGCCGGCGTTGGGATATTATGGCTTAGGTATGTGTGGTGA
- a CDS encoding ABC transporter ATP-binding protein — translation MPEPIFQVRNLTVHFYTYAGIVKAIENVSFDVYKGETFALVGETGCGKSVTSRALTQLIEPPGRIVNGEVIYHSEKGPIDLLKLSEEEIREIRGNEIAYIFQDPHASLDPLYTVGYQIAEAMEVHGKVKNIKEGIKRAVDMLRAVLIPDPEKRVHNYPHELSGGMKQRVVIGTGIANNPKILIADEPTTALDVTVQAQILDLIDSLKEKYHATVILITHNLGVVAETADRVAVMYAGKIVEIGSVEQIFKNPLHPYTKGLLKAVPNPMTKIERLEAIPGTVPNLIIPPGGCRFHPRCPYAMEVCKQKVPELVEIEDGHFVACHLY, via the coding sequence ATGCCTGAACCAATATTCCAAGTTAGAAATTTAACCGTTCACTTTTACACCTACGCCGGAATTGTAAAGGCCATTGAAAACGTATCCTTTGATGTCTATAAGGGGGAAACTTTTGCACTCGTAGGGGAAACCGGATGTGGGAAAAGCGTCACATCAAGAGCTTTAACTCAATTGATAGAACCCCCTGGAAGAATAGTAAATGGTGAGGTTATTTATCACTCAGAAAAAGGACCCATTGATCTGCTAAAGCTCAGTGAAGAAGAAATAAGGGAAATAAGAGGAAATGAAATAGCATACATCTTCCAAGACCCTCACGCTTCTCTTGACCCGCTATACACCGTGGGCTACCAAATAGCAGAAGCTATGGAGGTTCACGGGAAAGTTAAAAACATAAAAGAGGGAATTAAAAGAGCTGTAGACATGTTAAGAGCAGTTTTAATCCCGGATCCAGAAAAAAGAGTGCACAACTATCCGCACGAATTAAGTGGAGGAATGAAGCAGAGAGTTGTTATTGGGACCGGAATTGCAAACAATCCAAAGATCCTCATTGCAGATGAGCCTACAACAGCCTTAGACGTTACGGTTCAAGCCCAAATTCTGGATTTAATAGACAGTCTAAAAGAGAAGTATCACGCGACGGTTATACTAATTACCCACAACTTGGGTGTTGTTGCTGAAACTGCCGACAGAGTAGCAGTGATGTATGCGGGTAAAATAGTGGAGATAGGGAGCGTAGAGCAAATTTTCAAAAATCCCCTCCATCCCTACACCAAAGGACTATTAAAAGCCGTTCCAAACCCAATGACAAAGATTGAACGCCTAGAAGCTATTCCCGGTACAGTGCCTAACTTGATAATTCCCCCAGGAGGCTGCAGATTCCATCCGAGATGCCCGTATGCTATGGAAGTGTGTAAGCAGAAGGTTCCCGAGCTGGTTGAAATAGAAGATGGGCACTTTGTTGCATGCCACCTTTACTGA
- a CDS encoding polyprenyl synthetase family protein has translation MKFDPLFKALKEKAKVVDEAIFELIPEKEPKVLYDAARHYPLAGGKRVRPFIVLTSTEAVGGNPEKAVYAAAAVELLHNYSLVHDDIMDMDEKRRGRPTVHKIWGINMAILAGDLLFSKVFEAVAKIPVKAEKAVRVLDVIAKTSNELCEGQAMDLEFENREAVTIDEYMKMISRKTGALIDASATIGGIIGTESEEYIKALSKYGRNIGIAFQIWDDVLDLIADEEKLGKPVGSDIRKGKKTLIVAHFLENASEEDKAAFFKIFGKYAGDVKGEGIIEEDVQEEIKEAIELLKNYGSIDYAAKVARELADEAKKALKILPESEARKQLELLADFIVEREY, from the coding sequence ATGAAGTTTGACCCACTATTTAAAGCACTAAAAGAAAAGGCCAAGGTCGTCGATGAGGCTATTTTCGAGCTTATACCCGAAAAGGAGCCCAAAGTTCTTTATGACGCTGCAAGACATTATCCTCTCGCGGGAGGAAAGAGGGTTAGGCCGTTCATAGTCTTAACCTCTACTGAAGCTGTTGGTGGAAACCCAGAGAAGGCCGTTTACGCGGCAGCGGCTGTAGAGCTACTCCATAACTATTCCCTCGTTCATGATGACATAATGGACATGGACGAAAAAAGAAGGGGCAGACCAACAGTTCATAAAATTTGGGGAATAAACATGGCAATTTTAGCTGGAGATTTGCTATTTTCGAAGGTTTTTGAGGCTGTGGCAAAGATACCTGTCAAGGCTGAGAAGGCTGTAAGGGTTCTGGATGTCATTGCAAAAACATCAAACGAACTATGCGAAGGCCAGGCAATGGACTTGGAGTTTGAGAACAGGGAAGCAGTCACTATAGATGAGTACATGAAAATGATAAGCCGAAAAACTGGAGCACTTATAGATGCCTCAGCCACGATAGGAGGTATTATTGGGACAGAAAGCGAGGAATACATTAAGGCGTTGTCAAAATATGGAAGGAACATAGGCATAGCGTTCCAGATATGGGATGACGTTCTCGATTTGATAGCAGACGAAGAGAAACTCGGGAAGCCAGTGGGGAGTGACATAAGAAAGGGTAAAAAAACTCTCATAGTTGCACACTTCCTTGAAAACGCAAGTGAAGAAGACAAAGCAGCGTTTTTCAAGATATTTGGGAAATACGCCGGTGATGTAAAGGGAGAGGGGATAATAGAGGAGGACGTTCAAGAGGAAATCAAAGAAGCAATTGAACTCCTCAAAAATTATGGAAGCATAGACTACGCTGCAAAAGTTGCAAGAGAACTGGCAGATGAGGCAAAGAAAGCACTAAAAATACTCCCAGAAAGCGAGGCAAGGAAACAGCTTGAGCTGTTGGCAGACTTCATAGTGGAGAGGGAATATTAG
- a CDS encoding cupin domain-containing protein has product MFVGHYKDVEEKEVTMEGVENTTIRWLISPKIGAKNFAMRYFVIRKGGKIPIHQHDWEHEIFVVKGEGYITNGRKTVKVIPGSFLYIPPNEPHGYENPDSETLEFLCLIPVKEGSIPPEERGE; this is encoded by the coding sequence ATGTTCGTTGGACACTACAAAGACGTGGAGGAAAAGGAAGTTACAATGGAGGGAGTTGAGAATACAACGATAAGATGGCTCATCTCCCCAAAGATAGGGGCCAAAAACTTTGCAATGAGGTATTTTGTTATTAGGAAAGGAGGAAAAATACCAATCCACCAGCATGACTGGGAGCACGAGATATTCGTTGTAAAGGGAGAGGGCTATATAACAAACGGAAGAAAAACTGTGAAAGTTATACCGGGCAGCTTTTTGTATATCCCCCCGAATGAGCCGCACGGATACGAAAATCCCGACTCAGAAACCCTCGAATTCCTATGCTTAATCCCGGTAAAAGAAGGTAGCATACCCCCTGAGGAAAGAGGCGAGTGA
- a CDS encoding universal stress protein, with amino-acid sequence MKILVLVDGSKWSQKAALHGVAVAKKKNAKLVLFSVLDRREAKAVAFNLGARQGDFEKVRSFEEEIWNNMKRDIQDVMSEMLKFCREEGVNCSIKIVEGIAKDKILEEANSGEYSLVIMGAYGKSGKTRIGSLLEEIAGNVKPPLLIVR; translated from the coding sequence ATGAAAATACTCGTGTTGGTAGACGGCTCGAAGTGGAGTCAAAAGGCAGCTCTTCATGGAGTTGCGGTTGCCAAGAAAAAGAACGCAAAATTGGTGCTGTTTTCTGTTTTGGATAGGAGAGAAGCCAAGGCAGTTGCATTCAACCTGGGAGCAAGACAAGGAGACTTTGAGAAAGTGCGCAGTTTTGAAGAGGAAATCTGGAACAACATGAAAAGAGACATTCAAGATGTTATGAGCGAAATGCTAAAGTTCTGCCGAGAAGAGGGAGTGAACTGTTCCATAAAGATTGTCGAAGGGATTGCGAAGGATAAAATCCTTGAAGAAGCAAACAGCGGGGAGTATTCACTTGTAATAATGGGGGCTTACGGGAAGAGTGGAAAAACGAGGATAGGGAGTTTGCTGGAAGAGATAGCTGGCAACGTGAAGCCTCCACTCTTGATAGTGCGCTAG
- a CDS encoding RNase J family beta-CASP ribonuclease: MIKVYTLGGYEEVGKNMTAVEYEGEVVIIDMGIRLDRVLIHEDVNFQQMSSRDLRKLGAIPDDSPLKNKKVVAVALSHGHLDHIGAIAKLAPHYPDVPIYGTPYTIKLAKGEVRSEQYFEVTNPMYETQYGEIVQVSENLAIEFVQITHSIPHSSMVVIHTPEGAVVYACDYKFDNHNPLGEKPDYKRLKEIGQEGVKILIPESTRVAEETKTPSEASAKLLLEDFFYYEGMEEKGLIATTFASHIARLQELIEIANNMGRQAVLVGRSLAKYTGIAKQLGLIKMKGAKAVRSPNAVQKTLREVSQAKENYLLIVTGHQGEPGAVLTRMANGELYDIGKDDTVVFSAGVIPNPLNIAQRYALETKLRMRGVRMVKDLHVSGHASREDHRYLIKLLNPENIIPAHGEFRMLTHYAELAEEEGYLIGRDVFVSRNGYKVDVR, encoded by the coding sequence ATGATAAAAGTTTACACACTGGGCGGTTACGAGGAAGTAGGAAAAAACATGACTGCCGTTGAATATGAAGGAGAAGTTGTGATTATTGACATGGGAATCAGGCTTGATAGGGTTCTCATCCATGAGGACGTTAATTTTCAGCAGATGAGTTCGAGGGATTTAAGAAAGTTGGGTGCAATCCCCGATGATTCCCCCCTCAAAAACAAAAAAGTCGTTGCCGTTGCACTTTCTCATGGCCACTTAGACCACATAGGAGCTATAGCAAAGCTTGCTCCTCACTATCCAGATGTTCCAATCTACGGAACCCCTTACACAATAAAGCTCGCAAAGGGAGAGGTGAGGAGCGAGCAGTATTTTGAGGTTACAAATCCAATGTATGAGACCCAGTACGGGGAGATTGTTCAGGTTAGCGAAAATTTGGCTATAGAGTTTGTTCAAATTACCCACTCAATCCCGCACTCCTCGATGGTGGTTATCCATACGCCCGAAGGTGCAGTGGTTTATGCGTGTGATTATAAGTTCGACAACCACAACCCCCTTGGAGAGAAGCCGGATTACAAGAGACTCAAGGAAATAGGCCAGGAAGGAGTAAAAATTTTGATACCAGAATCCACAAGGGTTGCTGAGGAAACAAAAACACCAAGTGAAGCCTCTGCAAAGCTTCTCTTGGAGGACTTTTTTTACTATGAGGGTATGGAGGAGAAAGGGCTAATCGCCACAACCTTTGCTTCCCACATAGCCCGTCTGCAAGAGCTGATAGAGATAGCGAACAACATGGGCAGGCAGGCGGTTTTGGTAGGTAGATCGCTTGCAAAATACACAGGCATAGCAAAACAGCTTGGTCTAATAAAGATGAAAGGGGCAAAAGCTGTGAGAAGCCCAAATGCTGTTCAAAAAACACTCAGAGAGGTTTCTCAGGCCAAGGAGAACTATCTCCTAATAGTCACAGGGCACCAGGGTGAACCGGGGGCAGTGCTTACAAGGATGGCTAATGGGGAACTCTATGACATCGGAAAAGATGACACCGTTGTGTTTTCGGCTGGAGTTATCCCGAATCCGCTAAACATAGCCCAACGCTATGCCCTTGAAACAAAGCTCAGAATGAGAGGAGTGAGAATGGTTAAAGATTTACACGTCTCAGGTCATGCGAGCAGGGAAGATCACAGATATTTGATTAAGCTTTTAAATCCAGAGAATATAATCCCCGCCCATGGAGAGTTTAGGATGCTCACCCATTATGCTGAGCTTGCCGAAGAGGAAGGGTATCTCATCGGAAGGGACGTTTTTGTGTCAAGAAACGGTTACAAAGTCGATGTGAGGTGA
- a CDS encoding ABC transporter ATP-binding protein yields the protein MEKVLEVKHLKKYFPVKGLFFTKGYVKAVDDISFEIYRGETFGLVGESGCGKTTTGRTILRLIEPTSGEIIFKGKNVIELKGDELQQFRREAQIMFQDPYSSLNPRQTVFEIIMEPVRFHGIHVDDPEEFVIRLLESVGLNEMHLYRYPHEFSGGQRQRIALARLLALRPEFIVLDEPTSALDVSVQANILNTLKDLQQEFGFTYLFISHDLGVVKYMSHRMGVMYLGKLVEVGPAERIFENPLHPYTQFLLSSIPVPDPELARELKAKRQKITGEPPSPINPPSGCRFHPRCPYAKEICKKEEPPLVEVEQDHYVACWLYSKA from the coding sequence ATGGAGAAAGTACTTGAGGTTAAACATCTGAAGAAATACTTCCCAGTTAAAGGGTTATTCTTCACCAAAGGGTACGTTAAAGCGGTTGACGACATAAGCTTTGAGATATACAGGGGAGAAACCTTCGGTTTAGTTGGGGAAAGCGGATGTGGGAAAACAACCACCGGAAGAACGATCCTCCGCCTTATAGAACCAACAAGTGGTGAAATAATCTTCAAGGGGAAAAACGTGATAGAACTTAAAGGGGATGAACTCCAGCAATTCCGCAGAGAAGCCCAAATAATGTTCCAAGATCCCTATTCTTCCCTAAATCCGAGACAAACGGTATTCGAGATTATAATGGAACCAGTGAGATTTCATGGGATTCATGTAGATGACCCGGAAGAGTTCGTAATAAGGTTGCTTGAAAGCGTAGGTCTTAACGAGATGCATCTCTATCGTTATCCCCACGAGTTTAGCGGTGGGCAGAGACAGAGAATTGCATTAGCAAGGTTGCTCGCTCTAAGACCAGAATTCATCGTGTTGGATGAGCCCACTTCAGCACTTGATGTATCAGTACAAGCAAATATCCTAAACACCTTAAAAGACCTTCAGCAGGAGTTCGGCTTTACGTATCTCTTCATCTCCCACGATCTTGGTGTAGTCAAGTATATGAGCCACAGAATGGGAGTGATGTACCTTGGAAAGCTCGTGGAAGTTGGTCCAGCAGAAAGAATATTTGAAAACCCCTTGCATCCGTATACCCAGTTTTTGCTCTCCTCAATCCCGGTTCCCGACCCTGAGCTTGCTAGGGAACTAAAAGCAAAGAGACAAAAGATTACTGGCGAGCCGCCAAGTCCAATAAATCCACCATCAGGATGCAGATTCCATCCGAGATGCCCATATGCAAAGGAGATTTGTAAGAAGGAAGAACCACCATTAGTGGAAGTGGAGCAAGATCACTACGTGGCCTGCTGGCTGTACTCTAAGGCATAG
- a CDS encoding SagB/ThcOx family dehydrogenase, which translates to MNYQKVAALVVVLVVVSSIALFLKPYFPRGRETKYSGEKILLPEPRLKGDMGLEEAIAKRKSIRTYKNQPISIEELAQLLWACQGITHEDKRAAPSAGATYPFEIFVVVGNVESLRPGIYHYDPFEHSLTMIKEGDFRKELQKAALNQKWVGDAAVDIVLVAFYERTTRIYGERGIRYVHMEAGHIGQNIYLQATALGLGTVAVGAFYDEEVAKIIGTEGAPLYIFPVGRV; encoded by the coding sequence ATGAACTATCAAAAGGTTGCAGCCCTTGTTGTGGTTCTTGTGGTAGTGTCTTCAATAGCTTTATTCTTAAAACCCTATTTTCCGCGAGGAAGGGAGACTAAATACTCAGGAGAAAAAATACTTCTGCCAGAGCCGAGGTTAAAGGGAGATATGGGCTTGGAAGAGGCAATTGCCAAGAGAAAAAGCATCAGAACATACAAAAATCAACCTATCAGCATAGAAGAGCTTGCTCAACTCTTATGGGCCTGTCAGGGGATAACCCACGAGGACAAAAGAGCCGCTCCAAGTGCTGGGGCAACTTACCCCTTTGAGATTTTTGTTGTAGTTGGGAACGTGGAGAGCCTAAGGCCGGGAATATATCACTATGACCCCTTTGAACACAGCTTAACAATGATTAAGGAGGGAGACTTTAGAAAGGAGCTCCAGAAAGCAGCATTGAACCAGAAGTGGGTAGGAGATGCTGCAGTGGACATTGTGCTTGTGGCTTTCTATGAAAGAACCACAAGGATTTATGGAGAGAGGGGAATCAGGTACGTACATATGGAAGCTGGGCATATAGGACAGAACATATACCTCCAGGCAACAGCTTTAGGGCTAGGCACAGTTGCCGTTGGAGCTTTTTATGACGAGGAGGTTGCAAAGATAATAGGTACTGAGGGTGCCCCGTTATACATATTCCCCGTTGGGAGGGTCTAA